The following are encoded together in the Vibrio splendidus genome:
- a CDS encoding lipocalin family protein, with the protein MTYKILAMLMIKLLFTFRGSKPTSKIPASDFDAERFAGTWYSACYIPHPLQSKLGSLSFSFLFESDGNLKLTTRGYNAKKNEWKTKERAATFKGSQTEAWFSVEANSPYEKQRKVIFLNEDYTQALLVGPTKNTLQILYRTAEFTKQDLDSLIERAQSMGFKTSKLVRVSQHINDVPEQ; encoded by the coding sequence ATGACATACAAAATATTAGCGATGCTAATGATTAAGCTGTTGTTTACGTTTCGTGGCAGTAAACCCACGTCTAAAATTCCCGCCTCTGACTTTGATGCCGAACGCTTCGCTGGTACATGGTATTCCGCTTGTTATATCCCGCATCCATTGCAATCAAAGCTCGGTTCTTTGTCGTTTAGCTTTTTATTTGAATCTGACGGTAATCTTAAGCTGACAACTCGAGGCTACAACGCGAAAAAGAATGAGTGGAAGACCAAAGAACGAGCCGCAACATTTAAGGGCTCTCAAACCGAAGCGTGGTTTTCAGTCGAAGCGAATAGCCCTTATGAGAAGCAGAGAAAGGTGATTTTCTTGAATGAAGATTACACTCAGGCTTTGTTGGTGGGTCCTACCAAAAATACCTTACAGATCTTGTATCGCACTGCAGAGTTCACTAAACAAGACTTAGACTCGCTGATTGAACGGGCGCAGAGCATGGGTTTTAAAACCAGTAAGCTAGTTCGTGTGTCACAACATATCAATGATGTGCCTGAACAATAA
- a CDS encoding MarR family winged helix-turn-helix transcriptional regulator codes for MENQPALSITGIDALDSNPMFLMGFAYKQFRAQVTAEMGTTSGISLEMFGALRVLDKHGKITQQELTNYLLRNRSVTKRLVDNAIKLNLIEASKSETNKKVKLLSLTEEGKKLAEYCEPMVDSISEQFQSALSEDESKQLQTLLAKLVKTDQFVD; via the coding sequence ATGGAAAATCAACCAGCATTATCCATCACCGGAATTGATGCACTCGACAGCAATCCTATGTTCTTAATGGGCTTTGCTTACAAACAGTTTCGAGCTCAAGTTACCGCTGAGATGGGCACCACTTCGGGCATTTCTCTAGAGATGTTTGGTGCGCTTCGAGTGTTAGATAAGCATGGCAAAATAACTCAGCAAGAGTTAACCAATTACTTGCTTCGAAATCGCTCTGTGACCAAGCGTTTGGTTGATAACGCGATTAAGCTGAACCTTATTGAGGCCAGCAAGAGTGAAACGAACAAAAAGGTAAAACTTCTTTCTTTAACGGAAGAGGGCAAGAAGCTTGCCGAATATTGTGAGCCTATGGTCGATAGTATCAGCGAGCAGTTTCAGAGTGCGTTGAGTGAAGACGAATCCAAGCAGTTACAGACCTTGTTGGCTAAGCTTGTAAAAACAGACCAATTCGTCGACTGA